The Prochlorococcus marinus str. MIT 1214 sequence GGAATAAAATGAATAAAGCATCAACAAATAAATCTCTTTTAAACAAAAGCAGTATTTATTCTCATGTCTACAAAATTTTTATACCATAACTTGAAAAAATAGATCTTTTCGAATGACACTACCAGAGAAATATCCGGAAAATATTCCATGGGATTTAACAACTATCGATCAAAGTAAATATAAATCAATTCAATGGATGCTATCCAAGGCAGATATTGTTTATACATTTACAAGGAGTCGTATAGACGATAAATATGTATACATACAAAAGAATGATGGTAAAAGTAAGGCATATAAAGAATATGAGGCTAGATTTACTTACCAAAGATTGTTTGATGAAGGATATTCGTTGGCTGCCATTTCCTGATTAAAAAATTATTTCTTGACGTTCAAGAGCATAAGTGTAGGCTTAAAGCTATATTCACTTTTAATACATGCCAAGGGTAAAAAGAGAGAAGTATCCAGAGAAGGCTCCATGGGATTTAGGACCATTATCTGAGCATAAATCTCAGGAAAATTGGAGGTTAGTACGAGGATCAGAAATTGTTATTTTTGCGAGGAAAGGTGAAGACAATCACTATTTCATTATGCAAAGAGACGATAAAGAACCGATAGAGATCCTTGCATTTCAAGCAAGACTCACATATCAACAACTTTTAGACAAAGGTTTCAAACTTGAAGTCTCTTAAATTTATTGTTAAAAAATTATTAACTACATAATAATTCATATGACTGAATTAGAGGAACTAGAAGAGATAGTTGGAAATCTAGAAAGCATAGAGCCATTTGGAATTGAACCAGACTTCAGTTCATTAGGTTTAGAGCCAGCAGATGTCTTAGGATTTCAATCAGACGATGAAATGGAAAATGCAATTATACCTCTAACATTGGACGTTAATCATAGTCAATTTCTACTACTTGATATTCAAAAAATCAATGAGTCTCAAACAAGATAAAATTCGACTAATTTTCTAGAGCTGTCTTTCTTCAATAAACTCATTGTCATAGTCAACTACTGGACCAGACCAAAGAGACCAAAAGAAGATAATAAAGACAGGGCAAAATATACAACCAATAAAAGGGGAAAGGTATTTTAACCAATTAATTTTACATTTCACATAAAAAAATAGCAACAATTTAATGTCGATAAAAATATATCACTATTCCCAATGTTATAGGACAATTAAAAGTTTTTTGAATAAAAACTAAACTTAGAATTGCAAAAACTAGTAAGAGTTTAGTTTAAATTAAATATACGAGCCTAAAATTAAATTGAAGTATAAAGGTTAGTAAGATAGTTAATTTAAAAATTTATTTTAGATAGAGAAATAGAGGATAAAAACAGGACATTAAGTTTCAGTCTGATTCTTATGGAGTCTATAGAAACATTGCTTGCACATAATTAATCCTTTCCTTCTCCACCAAGTTTCATCTGACGTTTTTTTGCATAATTCACAACGAAATGATCTAATCTCCATTATTAGATCATAACAATACCTATGCCCAGTCGGTATCTTCTAAGAGACATGAATAATCTGAACTGTCAAAGAAAGTATCTTCATTTAGAAGATCGTCGACTTCTGCACGAAGCCAATAACTTAAAGCCATTGTGATAAAAAAATAGTAATTAAACAAAACCTGGAATGATCCAGCCTGTGAATCCGTAATTAACTACAGCCGCAAGAAGGCCAATCATCGCAAGACGAGCGTTCATTATTTCAGCTGTCTTCCAAAAGTTGTCTCCCATTAAACAAATCCTGGAATAATTTGACCAGTTGTTGCATATGCTCCAATAAGCGCAATACAACCAAAAAGTGCTGCATAACCATTCAGTCTTTCAGCTGTAACTTTTTCTGGATCGATGTTTCTCGAGGTGCTGTTTTGATTAGACATTACACAACACCTGGAATGATTTGACCGGTTGTTAGATATGCACCAATTAGTGCCCAGCATCCAACAAATGCTGCGTAGCCATTGAGTCTTTCAGCAATTACTTTGCCTTCTTCGACTCTTGGAGTTTCTGTAGTTTGGTTTTTCATTAAACGACACCTGGGATGAGTTGACCGGTTGATAGGTAGATACCTGTTAGTAGAACGAATGCCATCATGGCTGGTCTGCCGATGCTTCTTTCTAGGATTGTTTTGTTAGATGGTTGCATTGTTATGGATAGTTATTGGTTTAGAAAATTCCAGGAATGATTTGACCTGTTGTTGCGTATGCCCCGAAGGCTGCTACGAAGCCAAGCATTGCTGCCCAACCATTAAACTTTTCTGCTTCTGGAGTCATGAGGTTTCAAAAATGTGTATGTAAATAAATGTAAACTAAGTATTAACTTATGTAAAGACGTCAAAGTACGGCTTGCCTCATAAATGCGGAATACAGTTGCAACGGATACATAAAAGTAAGTTATGACAATAACTTTGAGAACATAAATTTTAAACTAACAAAACAATATTCAAAAATATACATTCAGAAGCAACGGAAAAGTGTGACACTAGTGTCACTGATTTAAAAAGAATAATTTTTTTTTCGAATTCAATTATAAAAAAAGTCTATTTCTTTGGTTTTCAATCCATCCCAGCCAGCTTTAATCAGACGTGAATTAAGAGTGTCTTGGTCAAAATGTTTCGCTCCAGTTTTAACAATACGGTTTCGCATTGATTTCTTAACACCACTTCTTTTTCGCGCATTTTCTTTATCCATGACCTCTCTATAGAGTTCTAGCATCTCTAAAGGAATAGGAGTTCCATCAAGATCTAATCCAGCTTGGATAGCTTTATCAATTGCATCTGGGCCAGAATAATCCACAATAAAAAAGCATTTAATATCTATTTTCCTATCGTAGCTAACTGGGATATGTATTTATCTAGTAAAAGAAAAAAGTTATGGGAATATTAATTCAAGCGATATACAATTGAAAGGTTATTAGCGGGCATTTCTATAGTTTTCTCATGCTTAAACCCATTCCTAATTGCAATGTTATTAACATCCTCTAAATGGCGAAGACCCCAAAGAGGGTTTTCTAATTTTAATGATTGATCAAAATACAAGTTGCTTTTAGATGTTTGTATTTTATTTCTTATGAAAGGTCCATAGAGAATCAAAAAATTATTCTGATCTAAATAATTTTTTGATTCTTCAAACAAAGCTTTTGTACAAGTCCATGGGGAGATATGAATCATGTTTATACATACAATTCCTTTAATTAGAGATTTAATCTGTTCAGTTATTGGCCAAGGACGAATTTCTACATCAAGATCAAGTGGTTCAGGCATTTTTGAAAAAAGCTCCTCATGCTTAATCCATGAATTAATACTTTTTCTATGTACGAATTCAGGATCACTAGTTTGCCAGATAATTGATGGGAATATTTTCTGGAAGAATACTCCGTGTTCTCCACTACCACTAGCTATTTCTAAAACCAAGCTATTAGGAGAAATATAATTACTCAAGACTGCGGCAATGGACTCACGATTTCTCGTTGTTGCAGGGAAATTGAGTCGATTGTCTTGATTTATATTTTCCATGTTTTTTCAACAGTTAATAGGGCTAATGATTCAGGATTACTTGGATATTTTTCATTGGTGAAATCTTTAAAAACAAAAATAATCATTATTAGTAAAGGAGCTAGAAATGCGGATGCAGCAACTATTCCAATAATTCGTCTTGAATTTAATAAAGGTTTTTTTACTAATGGGTCTCCGCAGAGACCACAAATGAAAAGACCATCACTCCTGGTTTTATGAAATTGATAACGAGAAGAGCAGAAAGGGCAATAATATCTACTCATTTCAGATCTTACAAAAAAATTTATCAACATTAAATATGCCTAGCTAAGATTAATAAAAACAAACTAAGTTGATTAAATCTAGGCCTGAAGGATGAGGAAAGAGACTGATGGATCAGATCACCTTATAAGAAATCTTGAGAGAATCTCTAAAGAAAATTCTATCTTTAATTACAAATCTGGAAGAAAAGCCTTATTAACATTAGGACAAGGAAATATTCATGAATGGTTGGAATCACTTCTTCCCAATACGAGAATAATTTTAGAGCCGAAAATCATTGGATCAGGAATTGGAATTCAATATTTCAATGGAAAAGTAAATAAGGCAATAAATGAAAATAATCAAGACATAACAGAAAGCGTAAGATCTTTAAAAAATATACCTAACACAATACCGATTAAAAGCAAAATAGAAATCCGAGGAGTCCTATACGACGATGAAAATACATCAAATAATAATTTTGAAACTGAATTTAGAAAAATTGAAAATTTTAAACCGCAGTTAATAAGGACTAGATTCTGTGCTTTTCAAATATTTCACTGCAATATCAATCATTTTCAATCACTTCAAGAATTGAAAAATCTAAATTTTGAAATTCCTCAAACCCAATTCACAAACTTTATTTCAGATATAGAAATCTATCTTCAATGTTGGAAAGAGGGTAAATTATTTAAACGCTATCCAACAAACGGAATAGTATTAAAAGT is a genomic window containing:
- a CDS encoding chlorophyll a/b-binding protein, whose product is MGDNFWKTAEIMNARLAMIGLLAAVVNYGFTGWIIPGFV
- a CDS encoding high light inducible protein; translation: MSNQNSTSRNIDPEKVTAERLNGYAALFGCIALIGAYATTGQIIPGFV
- a CDS encoding high light inducible protein; protein product: MKNQTTETPRVEEGKVIAERLNGYAAFVGCWALIGAYLTTGQIIPGVV
- a CDS encoding high light inducible protein; translated protein: MQPSNKTILERSIGRPAMMAFVLLTGIYLSTGQLIPGVV
- a CDS encoding high light inducible protein encodes the protein MTPEAEKFNGWAAMLGFVAAFGAYATTGQIIPGIF
- a CDS encoding DUF4090 family protein yields the protein MDYSGPDAIDKAIQAGLDLDGTPIPLEMLELYREVMDKENARKRSGVKKSMRNRIVKTGAKHFDQDTLNSRLIKAGWDGLKTKEIDFFYN
- a CDS encoding DUF938 domain-containing protein — translated: MENINQDNRLNFPATTRNRESIAAVLSNYISPNSLVLEIASGSGEHGVFFQKIFPSIIWQTSDPEFVHRKSINSWIKHEELFSKMPEPLDLDVEIRPWPITEQIKSLIKGIVCINMIHISPWTCTKALFEESKNYLDQNNFLILYGPFIRNKIQTSKSNLYFDQSLKLENPLWGLRHLEDVNNIAIRNGFKHEKTIEMPANNLSIVYRLN